One region of Fragaria vesca subsp. vesca linkage group LG4, FraVesHawaii_1.0, whole genome shotgun sequence genomic DNA includes:
- the LOC101298888 gene encoding probable transmembrane ascorbate ferrireductase 3-like, whose translation MYTSTNYRYQRSASRLTIGAHLFGILALILLLVWLLHYRGGLDYDSGNSQQVFNVHPFLMFFGFIFLAGEAMMAYKTVMAQHKVQKYVHGFFHLVALCCGIWGICAVFRFHDMEKLDDMYSIHSWIGLTTIILYGLQWLIGFATFLFPRASEQSRAQIAPWHMSLGRVLLYLSICAALTGLMEKSTFLRTGGQISERELHLINFTALSILLFGIFVDLSVALARYV comes from the exons ATGTATACTAGTACAAATTACAGGTACCAGCGTTCAGCATCTAGATTAACAATAGGTGCACACTTGTTTGGCATCTTAGCCCTCATACTCTTGCTTGTTTGGTTGTTGCATTATCGCGGTGGTCTCGATTATGATTCTGGCAATTCACAGCAAGTTTTCAAT GTTCATCCATTTCTTATGTTCTTCGGATTTATCTTCCTTGCTGGTGAAG CAATGATGGCATACAAGACTGTAATGGCGCAACACAAGGTGCAGAAGTACGTTCATGGCTTCTTCCACCTGGTAGCTCTTTGTTGTGGAATATGGGGAATATGTGCTGTTTTCAGGTTCCACGATATGGAAAAACTAGATGACATGTATAGCATCCATTCATGGATTGGCTTGACCACAATTATCTTGTACGGCTTGCAG TGGTTGATTGGATTTGCTACATTCTTGTTTCCAAGAGCTTCAGAACAGTCGAGGGCTCAGATTGCTCCATGGCATATGAGTCTCGGCAGGGTGCTCCTATACCTGTCGATCTGTGCCGCCCTGACCGGATTGATGGAGAAATCCACATTCCTCCGGACCGGTGGACAGATAAGTGAGAGAGAATTACATCTCATCAACTTCACTGCACTCTCAATCCTCCTCTTTGGCATCTTCGTCGATCTTTCAGTTGCTCTTGCGCGTTACGTTTGA
- the LOC101299184 gene encoding probable ascorbate-specific transmembrane electron transporter 1-like, whose protein sequence is MAPKSRTYQVSATPVAIIAHLLLIAITTLLIVFLVHFREGFAFNSSIKAKIFNLHPFFMVIGFILIGGEAIMAYKTIPGKRDTQKVVHMILHLLALVSVSLGLYVIIKYKNEVGEVDFISLHSWLGIITISLFGLQWLLGFVIFIFPGSEMSRRASFKPWHTFLGMVIFLLAVCTAEMGLNYFILGNNRQGLIVNFTGLLIFLFAAAVSLTVLLPRIY, encoded by the exons ATGGCGCCCAAGAGTCGTACCTACCAAGTCTCAGCAACCCCAGTTGCCATAATCGCGCATTTGTTACTTATCGCTATCACAACCCTTCTCATTGTTTTTCTTGTACACTTCCGCGAGGGCTTTGCTTTCAACTCTTCCATCAAAGCGAAAATTTTCAAT CTTCATCCATTTTTCATGGTGATCGGGTTTATTTTGATCGGAGGAGAAG CTATCATGGCATACAAGACAATCCCAGGAAAAAGGGATACACAAAAAGTGGTTCACATGATTTTGCATCTGTTAGCCCTGGTATCTGTATCTTTGGGGCTGTATGTAATCATCAAGTACAAAAATGAAGTGGGAGAGGTAGATTTCATTTCATTACACTCCTGGTTGGGCATAATCACCATCTCTTTATTTGGTCTTCAG TGGCTGTTAGGTTTCGTTATTTTCATCTTTCCTGGTTCAGAAATGTCAAGAAGGGCATCATTTAAACCATGGCACACTTTCTTAGGGATGGTCATTTTTCTGTTAGCAGTATGCACTGCTGAGATGGGGCTCAACTACTTCATACTAGGGAACAACCGACAAGGACTTATAGTCAACTTCACTGGCCTTTTGATTTTCTTGTTTGCCGCCGCAGTCTCCCTGACTGTACTCCTCCCCCGAATATACTAA
- the LOC101310210 gene encoding protein pelota-like, protein MKVSKHTIVAGEAGSVELRPVDPEDLYDVYKLISPGDTVRATTVRKVKRESSGRDSTSDRVKFNMEIKVEKKYDYDSRSDLIQISGKNVTLNEHVRLGAYHTLDLALDRPFVLTKDVWDSLALEDLKQASDPGDSADDLAVVLMGEGLAHIMKVGKRATVTRARVETSIPRKHGPSVKGYESALIGFFERAMKAFLQHVDLSVVGCVVIASPGFTKDQFHKHLLLEAERKQLRPIIENKSKIILVHSSSGYKHSLREVLDDEKVMSKIRDTKAAKEVRALQDFFSMMSEEPERACYGPKHVEVAHHEYTAVQTLLITDELFRSQRQKYDDFVKSVKDSKGIVHVFSSLHVSGEQLAQISGIAAILRVPLPELDDIEM, encoded by the coding sequence ATGAAGGTTTCCAAGCACACGATTGTTGCCGGCGAAGCCGGCAGCGTTGAGCTAAGACCGGTTGATCCAGAAGATCTGTATGACGTTTACAAACTGATTTCTCCGGGAGACACAGTTAGGGCTACAACTGTAAGGAAAGTGAAAAGAGAGTCTAGCGGAAGGGACTCTACTTCAGACCGTGTTAAGTTCAATATGGAAATCAAAGTCGAGAAGAAATATGATTATGACAGCAGAAGCGACCTTATTCAGATTTCAGGAAAGAATGTCACTCTCAATGAACATGTAAGGTTAGGAGCATATCATACTTTGGACCTTGCACTCGATCGACCTTTTGTGTTGACAAAGGATGTTTGGGACTCATTGGCCTTGGAGGATCTCAAACAGGCCTCCGATCCCGGGGATAGCGCTGATGATCTAGCTGTGGTGTTGATGGGAGAAGGACTAGCACATATTATGAAAGTTGGTAAAAGAGCCACAGTTACTCGTGCACGAGTTGAGACTTCAATTCCTCGCAAGCATGGACCTTCGGTTAAGGGTTATGAATCGGCTTTGATTGGATTTTTCGAGAGGGCTATGAAGGCTTTCTTGCAGCATGTCGATTTAAGCGTTGTTGGATGTGTTGTGATTGCTAGTCCAGGTTTCACCAAGGATCAGTTTCATAAACACTTGCTGTTGGAAGCAGAAAGAAAGCAGCTGAGGCCTATTATAGAGAACAAATCCAAGATAATTCTTGTGCATTCTAGCTCGGGTTACAAGCATAGTTTGAGGGAGGTTCTTGATGATGAGAAAGTTATGAGTAAGATAAGAGATACTAAAGCAGCAAAAGAGGTCCGAGCTCTCCAAGATTTTTTCAGTATGATGTCCGAGGAACCAGAACGTGCGTGCTATGGACCGAAGCATGTTGAGGTTGCTCATCATGAATATACAGCTGTGCAAACCTTACTGATAACAGATGAACTCTTCAGGAGTCAGAGGCAAAAATATGATGATTTTGTGAAATCAGTCAAGGACTCGAAGGGCATTGTTCATGTATTTTCTTCCTTGCACGTTTCAGGAGAACAACTAGCGCAAATTTCAGGCATTGCTGCAATCCTTCGTGTCCCTCTACCCGAATTAGATGATATAGAGATGTAA
- the LOC101310506 gene encoding protein OBERON 3-like produces MFGDKDRSNVLLAAGDEASQSKVTRHVSKQHNNNNNNNPEKKTGLNFLRGSDSDGFQSKSNFGSQELTLSYLCDNSKLGFLEKGKEIMVPENPSHDHKWVERDFLNLNESSRPNSSKRELGEDVERDNRDKKPKLETLNLSLALPQVSLSLTASNNGEPSMAIRPRSTAMAPSTNTLTTYSNDYTAASLSYSYSHPYSHNPSCSLTRNSTENFECSVGKDDQIWNCGEGTNGSVHSRFKPIGDGVGLANPGGILSMMQSNNTRMDSGTNSLYRTTSSDNNQSFFPSELPAKPRMDTHSGDSRGRGSESLRGLEGGDGRVRKLSRPERILREIVSESIPVMAQEVQKLPEETLSSTNEYLRNLIAMPEKKEEFVSLQKRLERRSDLTKENLSKCHRDQLEILVAVKMGLASFISGKNRLSATELMETFLFTRCRNVNCKSLLPVDDCDCKICSGNKGFCSSCMCPVCLNFDCASNTCSWVGCDVCSHWCHAACGIQKNLIRPGPSLKGPSGTTEMQFHCIGCGHASEMFGFVKDVFLCCAKDWGLETLVKELDCVKKIFRRSEDFKGRELHIKADEIISKLGSQVMSPSDACNFIIQFFNYTDGVSEYPASSITTSSTKELAAPQTSLRKEATLISQPASLPPKYAAYNTSSSVQSDLLSNDLRQIDLKSSLISTEDEFRFGTVPKIEGFDSLESMVRIKHAEAGMYQSKADEARREAEGYRQMIRENKEKVEEEYAGKLSGLSLKETEEKRRKKLEELKVLEGSHCDYYNMKTRMQAEIAGLLAKMEATKQQQRV; encoded by the exons ATGTTTGGTGACAAGGACCGCAGCAACGTTCTCCTTGCCGCCGGAGACGAGGCTTCTCAGAGCAAGGTGACCCGCCACGTCTCTAAGCAACACAACAACAACAACAACAACAACCCGGAAAAGAAGACGGGTCTTAATTTCCTCAGGGGTTCAGACTCCGATGGGTTTCAGTCAAAGTCTAACTTCGGGTCTCAGGAGCTTACCCTGAGCTATCTCTGTGATAACTCCAAGCTGGGATTTCTGGAGAAAGGTAAGGAAATCATGGTCCCCGAGAATCCAAGCCATGATCACAAATGGGTTGAGAGGGATTTCCTCAATCTAAACGAGTCCAGCAGGCCCAACTCTTCAAAGCGTGAGCTTGGTGAAGATGTTGAGAGAGACAATAGAGACAAGAAACCCAAGCTTGAGACTTTGAATCTCTCTCTGGCTCTGCCTCAGGTATCATTATCTCTCACTGCCTCAAACAACGGTGAGCCTTCTATGGCAATAAGGCCCAGGAGTACTGCTATGGCACCTTCAACCAATACATTAACCACTTATTCCAATGATTACACAGCTGCTTCTTTATCTTACTCTTATTCGCATCCCTATTCGCACAATCCAAGTTGCTCTCTGACTCGAAATTCGACAGAGAATTTCGAGTGTTCTGTAGGGAAGGATGATCAAATTTGGAACTGTGGGGAGGGCACTAATGGTTCTGTTCATAGCAGGTTCAAGCCGATTGGGGATGGAGTTGGATTGGCAAATCCTGGGGGGATTTTGTCGATGATGCAGAGTAATAACACTCGAATGGATTCAGGTACTAATAGTCTTTATAGGACAACTAGCTCTGATAATAACCAGTCCTTTTTTCCATCTGAATTGCCTGCTAAGCCTAGAATGGATACTCATAGTGGAGATTCGAGAGGGAGAGGTTCGGAGAGTTTGAGGGGTTTGGAGGGTGGAGATGGGAGAGTTAGGAAGCTTTCTAGGCCGGAGAGAATTCTTCGCGAAATTGTATCCGAGTCTATACCTGTCATGGCTCAGGAGGTTCAGAAGCTTCCTGAGGAAACCCTTTCATCGACTAATGAGTACTTGAGGAATCTGATTGCAATGCCTGAGAAGAAAGAGGAGTTTGTCAGCCTTCAGAAAAGGCTTGAGAGGAGGTCTGATCTTACAAAGGAGAATCTTTCAAAGTGTCACAGGGATCAGTTGGAGATTCTGGTTGCGGTGAAAATGGGGCTTGCGAGCTTTATATCTGGGAAAAACCGCCTTTCGGCAACTGAGCTGATGGAGACTTTCTTGTTTACGAGATGTAGGAATGTCAATTGCAAGAGTTTGTTGCCTGTTGATGATTGTGACTGCAAGATTTGCTCGGGGAATAAGGGGTTTTGTAGTTCATGTATGTGTCCTGTGTGTTTGAATTTTGACTGTGCCAGTAACACCTGTAGTTGGGTTGGATGTGATGTTTGTTCGCATTGGTGCCATGCTGCTTGTGGTATTCAGAAGAATCTCATTAGGCCTGGTCCGAGCTTGAAGGGGCCTTCAGGGACAACGGAGATGCAATTCCATTGCATTGGATGCGGTCATGCTTCGGAAATGTTTGGGTTTGTTAAGGATGTGTTTCTGTGCTGTGCAAAGGACTGGGGACTAGAGACCCTTGTTAAGGAGCTTGACTGTGTTAAGAAAATTTTTAGGAGAAGTGAAGATTTTAAAGGCCGGGAACTGCATATCAAGGCTGATGAGATTATCTCCAAGCTAGGAAGCCAAGTGATGTCTCCTTCAGATGCCTGCAATTTTATTATCCAGTTTTTCAACT ATACAGATGGTGTGTCAGAATATCCAGCTTCTAGTATAACCACATCCTCAACCAAAGAGTTGGCAGCTCCTCAAACCAGCCTTAGGAAAGAAGCGACCCTTATTTCACAACCTGCTTCTCTACCTCCAAAATATGCTGCTTACAACACAAGTTCCAGTGTACAATCTGATTTATTGTCAAATGATCTCCGTCAGATTGACTTAAAATCTTCCCTCATTAGTACTGAGGATGAGTTCCGGTTTGGAACAGTACCGAAAATAGAAGGGTTTGACAGTTTGGAAAGCATGGTGAGGATAAAGCATGCTGAAGCTGGAATGTACCAGAGCAAGGCAGACGAAGCACGGAGAGAAGCAGAAGGTTACCGACAGATGATTCGGGAAAATAAAGAGAAGGTGGAGGAAGAGTATGCTGGAAAGTTGTCCGGATTGAGTTTGAAAGAGACAGAGGAAAAGCGAAGGAAGAAACTGGAGGAGCTCAAAGTTTTGGAAGGTTCACATTGTGATTATTACAACATGAAGACAAGGATGCAAGCTGAGATTGCTGGCTTGTTGGCGAAAATGGAAGCGACAAAGCAGCAACAACGGGTGTAG
- the LOC101310793 gene encoding zinc finger protein 4-like isoform 1 — protein sequence MITVPNLNLEFENDNSEVTSQVTSNNIAQQDESPDPSKDSTTTSSCLTNQTNLQQNPGEMSLNLSLQFSSNDLELKHMAGETFSEVEAAPDSEAAIPRVFSCNYCKRKFFSSQALGGHQNAHKRERTMAKRALRMGMFPDHRYTSLASLPLHGSAASAFRSLGIEAHSAMHQNMLIHSDPRLPVPDTRGVGRFQQQGYYGVPMLMPPMPMFMEDDDVGMFWPGSFRQVGEGIRGEFSMNQSAQSTQMMNSGRTIPPKSNTSSSSSSPDLTLKL from the coding sequence ATGATAACAGTGCCAAACTTGAACTTGGAATTTGAGAATGATAATTCAGAAGTCACAAGCCAAGTAACTTCCAACAACATAGCTCAGCAAGATGAATCCCCTGATCCCTCCAAGGACAGCACCACCACTTCGTCCTGTCTCACAAATCAGACAAACCTTCAACAAAATCCTGGGGAGATGTCCCTCAACTTATCACTCCAATTTAGCTCCAATGACCTTGAATTGAAGCACATGGCAGGGGAGACTTTCAGCGAAGTTGAAGCAGCGCCTGATTCTGAAGCAGCAATTCCAAGGGTATTCTCTTGCAACTACTGTAAGCGCAAGTTCTTTAGCTCTCAAGCATTGGGGGGACATCAGAATGCTCATAAGAGGGAGAGGACAATGGCAAAGCGTGCATTGCGAATGGGAATGTTTCCTGATCATAGGTATACTAGTTTGGCATCTCTTCCCTTACACGGTTCTGCTGCTTCTGCCTTCCGGTCGCTTGGGATTGAAGCTCACTCTGCAATGCACCAAAACATGTTGATACACTCAGACCCGAGGCTACCTGTTCCTGACACAAGAGGTGTAGGAAGGTTTCAGCAGCAAGGCTATTATGGAGTGCCGATGCTGATGCCGCCAATGCCGATGTTCATGGAAGATGATGATGTGGGTATGTTTTGGCCGGGGAGCTTTCGCCAGGTGGGTGAGGGAATCCGAGGTGAGTTCAGTATGAATCAATCTGCCCAAAGTACACAAATGATGAACTCCGGAAGGACCATACCACCAAAAAGTAATACAAGTTCATCATCTTCTTCTCCTGATCTTACCCTAAAGCTTTGA
- the LOC101311470 gene encoding histidine kinase 4-like yields MGGNLKMQSHHSVAVRLNEQMGAKKGFTFIQAYRAWFPKLLMLWILVMAYLSFSIYNYMDADNKVRRVEVLSSMCDQRARMLQDQFNVSVNHVHALAILVSTFHYLKNPSAIDQETFAEYTARTAFERPLLSGVAYAQRVVNSERESFERQNGWTIKTMEREPSPIRDEYAPVIFSQETVSYIESIDMMSGEEDRENILRARATGKAVLTSPFRLLGSHHLGVVLTFPVYKSKLPPNPTVEERIKAASGYLGGAFDVESLVENLLGQLAGNQAIMVYVYDVTNSSDPLIMYGHQYEQDGDMSLLHESKLDFGDPFRKHQMICRYHHRAPTSWTAINTAFLFFVIGLLVGYILYGAAMHIVKVEDDFREMEELKVRAEAADVAKSQFLATVSHEIRTPMNGILGMLALLLDTALSGTQRDYAQTAQACGKALIALINEVLDRAKIEAGRLELEQVPFGIRSILDDVLSLFSEKSRNMGLELAVFVSNKVPEIFIGDPGRFRQIITNLVGNSIKFTERGHIFVKVHLAEPSTTMINGKLMTCLNGGSDEGVQTSDGCQFKTLSGCEAADDQNSWDTFKHLIANEEHRTDVSSNVAANNEASEQVTLMVSVEDTGIGIPLRAQERVFMPFMQADSSTSRHYGGTGIGLSISKCLVELMGGQINFKSRPHVGSTFSFTANFGRCKENAVSDLKKPKLEDLPSHFRGLRAILVDGKLVRAAVTEYHLKRLGILVEVVSSIKMAVAFCGRNGSATSGNIVPPDIILVEKDAWISGEECDLNKQHLEWKQNGHIYKLPKMMLIATNFGKGEFDKAKAAGFADTVIMKPLRASMVAACLQQVLGIGKKRQQGKELPNGSNFLQSLLSGKKILVVDDNMVNRRVAAGALKKFRADVVCVDSGKAALNLLQIPHNFDACFMDIQMPEMDGFEATRRIRQMESMANGEINGGLEGVARNGEWHVPVLAMTADVIHATYDECRKCGMDGYVSKPFEEENLYQAVAKFFKSKPDS; encoded by the exons ATGGGTGGGAATTTGAAGATGCAGAGCCACCACTCTGTGGCTGTGAGGTTGAATGAGCAAATGGGGGCCAAAAAGGGCTTCACTTTTATTCAGGCTTACAGAGCTTGGTTCCCAAAGCTTTTGATGCTTTGGATTCTGGTGATGGCTTATTTGAGCTTCTCAATCTACAATTACATGGATGCTGATAACAAAGTGAGAAGAGTTGAAGTGCTTAGTAGCATGTGTGATCAGAGAGCAAGAATGTTGCAAGATCAGTTCAATGTTAGTGTCAATCATGTGCATGCGCTTGCTATCCTTGTTTCCACATTTCATTACCTGAAGAATCCATCAGCAATTGATCAG GAAACTTTTGCAGAATACACTGCCAGAACTGCATTTGAGAGGCCTCTTTTAAGTGGGGTGGCCTATGCACAAAGAGTTGTTAATTCGGAGAGGGAAAGTTTTGAAAGGCAAAATGGCTGGACTATAAAGACGATGGAGAGGGAGCCCTCACCCATCCGAGATGAGTATGCACCTGTAATTTTCTCGCAGGAAACTGTCTCTTACATCGAGTCAATCGACATGATGTCTGGGGAG GAGGACAGAGAAAACATTTTAAGGGCTAGGGCTACTGGAAAAGCTGTTCTGACCAGTCCGTTCAGACTGCTGGGTTCACATCATCTTGGTGTTGTGTTGACTTTCCCTGTTTACAAATCCAAGCTCCCTCCAAACCCAACTGTGGAGGAGCGCATAAAGGCAGCTTCCGG GTACCTTGGTGGAGCATTTGATGTCGAGTCCCTTGTAGAGAACTTACTTGGGCAACTTGCTGGGAATCAGGCCATTATGGTTTATGTATATGATGTCACAAACTCTTCTGATCCCCTAATCATGTATGGTCACCAATATGAACAAGACGGTGACATGTCTCTTCTGCATGAAAGCAAGCTTGATTTTGGGGATCCCTTCAGAAAGCATCAGATGATATGTAG ATATCATCACAGGGCACCAACGTCATGGACAGCAATCAATACTGCATTCTTATTCTTTGTGATTGGTTTGTTAGTTGGCTATATCTTATATGGAGCTGCGATGCACATTGTCAAAGTCGAGGATGATTTTCGTGAAATGGAAGAATTGAAAGTTCGAGCAGAAGCTGCTGATGTTGCCAAGTCCCAG TTTCTTGCTACTGTTTCCCATGAAATACGAACACCCATGAATGGAATCCTTG GAATGCTTGCCTTGCTTTTAGATACAGCTCTAAGTGGAACACAGAGGGATTATGCTCAAACTGCTCAGGCCTGTGGAAAGGCACTGATAGCATTAATAAATGAGGTGCTTGACAGGGCAAAAATCGAAGCTGGACGGTTGGAGCTGGAACAAGTTCCGTTTGGCATTCGATCTATACTAGATGATGTCCTTTCATTATTTTCTGAGAAGTCTAGAAATATGGGTTTAGAG CTTGCTGTATTTGTTTCTAATAAAGTTCCAGAAATTTTTATCGGTGATCCTGGGAGATTCAGACAGATCATTACAAATCTTGTGGGAAACTCTATTAAA TTCACAGAACGAGGACATATATTTGTCAAAGTTCATCTAGCCGAGCCCTCAACGACCATGATTAATGGGAAACTGATGACTTGCTTGAACGGAGGATCAGATGAAGGTGTGCAAACATCTGATGGTTGTCAGTTTAAGACATTAAGTGGATGTGAAGCAGCTGATGATCAAAACAGTTGGGATACTTTTAAGCATTTAATTGCTAATGAAGAACACAGAACTGATGTTTCAAGTAATGTTGCTGCCAATAATGAGGCTTCTGAACAAGTCACTTTGATGGTCTCTGTGGAAGATACAGGGATTGGTATACCATTACGTGCCCAAGAACGAGTTTTTATGCCCTTCATGCAGGCAGACAGTTCAACCTCTAGACATTATGGAGGTACTGGTATCGGCTTGAGCATCAGCAAGTGTCTAGTTGAACTGATGGGTGGTCAGATAAACTTCAAAAGTCGACCTCATGTTGGGAGCACATTTTCGTTCACAGCTAATTTTGGGAGGTGCAAAGAAAATGCAGTTAGTGACTTGAAAAAACCTAAGTTGGAAGATCTACCTTCTCACTTTAGAGGATTGAGAGCAATACTAGTTGATGGAAAACTTGTGAGAGCTGCTGTAACAGAGTACCACTTGAAGAGACTTGGAATCTTGGTAGAAGTTGTAAGTAGCATCAAGATGGCTGTTGCTTTTTGTGGAAGAAATGGTTCTGCTACATCCGG AAATATTGTCCCCCCAGATATCATTCTAGTAGAAAAGGATGCATGGATTTCTGGTGAAGAATGTGATCTCAACAAACAGCATTTGGAATGGAAACAGAATGGGCACATATATAAGCTACCTAAGATGATGCTTATTGCAACCAATTTCGGTAAAGGTGAATTTGACAAGGCAAAGGCAGCAGGTTTTGCAGATACCGTGATTATGAAACCTTTGAGGGCTAGTATGGTAGCTGCATGTCTTCAACAGGTGCTTGGCATAGGTAAGAAGAGGCAACAGGGGAAGGAGCTGCCTAATGGATCTAATTTCCTTCAGAGCTTGCTCTCTGGTAAAAAAATCTTGGTCGTTGATGACAATATGGTAAACAGAAGGGTTGCTGCAGGTGCATTAAAGAAGTTCAGAGCTGATGTTGTGTGTGTTGACAGTGGCAAAGCAGCATTGAATTTGCTTCAAATACCACACAATTTTGATGCTTGTTTCATGGATATTCAAATGCCTGAAATGGACGG TTTTGAGGCAACTCGTAGAATTCGGCAGATGGAGAGCATGGCAAATGGTGAGATAAATGGTGGATTGGAAGGAGTTGCAAGAAATGGTGAGTGGCATGTGCCAGTATTAGCTATGACCGCTGATGTTATTCATGCCACTTATGATGAGTGCCGAAAATGCGGTATGGATGGATATGTCTCAAAGCCATTTGAGGAAGAGAATCTGTATCAAGCCGTGGCAAAGTTCTTCAAATCTAAACCAGACTCATAG
- the LOC101299473 gene encoding conserved oligomeric Golgi complex subunit 8-like: MESSIPQQHHAYVSELLSFPLARLHKEPELLRLDRDRIQSQLQDFMAGNYRALVYSAHTSLSVQDQLSSIDKDLKSLTLEKIPTLTNACTKFVDTLEKMNKMNQTQHLLEIPQLMGACVKDENYDEALELEAFVRKLSTMHPKSVLVRDLAEHVRKITQSLVSQLLQKLRLDFEKPEPEHCLRIVGYLRRTGVYSEYELRLQFLKCRQAWLTGMLEDLDEGNPDEYLKGMIGCHRKHLVDIVNQYVLVNYDENDGGLLNSWLMHQVTSHLETLKILLPEISDGVLLSNILEESMYCCMVLGRVIGLDFRAMLIPIFEEAVVNMFSNNVSRAVEGFQLVLDSHRWVPAPAIANSSVHGGGGDDDDDVIEPPYCLMEHPPLAVFVNGVAAAMNELRPCAPLSLKHVLAKELIKGLKAVSDYLMTYNAETGILLGENKESELFLSLCQAFIEITYPHCAKCFGRCYTGGAASVMDAKSSCDGIRRLVKTVSP, encoded by the coding sequence ATGGAGTCATCTATCCCTCAACAACACCACGCCTACGTCTCCGAGCTCCTCTCCTTCCCCCTCGCTCGCCTCCACAAGGAACCGGAGCTTCTCCGGCTCGACAGGGATCGAATCCAAAGCCAACTCCAAGACTTCATGGCCGGTAACTACCGAGCATTGGTTTATTCTGCGCATACCTCTCTCTCAGTTCAAGACCAACTATCCTCCATTGACAAGGATCTTAAATCTCTTACATTGGAGAAGATCCCCACGTTAACAAATGCATGCACCAAGTTCGTTGACACTTTGGAAAAGATGAACAAGATGAACCAAACACAGCACTTACTTGAAATCCCTCAACTCATGGGAGCATGTGTGAAAGATGAGAACTATGATGAAGCTCTAGAGTTAGAAGCCTTTGTTCGCAAGCTTTCGACTATGCACCCCAAATCAGTACTTGTTAGGGACCTGGCTGAACATGTCAGGAAGATCACTCAATCCCTTGTCTCCCAGCTTCTTCAAAAACTTCGTTTGGATTTTGAAAAACCCGAGCCTGAACATTGCCTTCGGATTGTTGGATATTTACGTAGAACAGGAGTGTATAGTGAGTATGAACTACGGTTGCAGTTTTTGAAATGTAGGCAGGCATGGCTTACAGGAATGTTGGAGGATTTGGATGAGGGAAACCCTGACGAGTACCTCAAGGGGATGATTGGTTGTCACAGAAAGCATCTAGTTGATATTGTTAATCAATATGTGTTGGTAAATTACGATGAGAATGATGGTGGTCTTCTCAATAGTTGGCTTATGCATCAAGTAACCTCACACCTTGAGACTCTCAAAATTTTACTCCCAGAAATAAGTGACGGGGTGTTGCTATCTAATATTCTTGAGGAATCCATGTATTGCTGCATGGTGCTTGGAAGGGTGATTGGGCTAGATTTCAGGGCGATGCTAATTCCAATTTTTGAAGAGGCAGTTGTCAACATGTTCTCAAACAATGTGAGTAGAGCAGTTGAAGGATTTCAGTTGGTTTTGGATTCACATCGTTGGGTTCCAGCACCAGCTATAGCAAATAGTAGTGTTCATGGTGGTGGTGGTGATGATGATGATGATGTAATTGAACCGCCGTATTGTCTTATGGAGCATCCACCTCTGGCTGTTTTTGTTAATGGAGTGGCTGCGGCGATGAATGAGCTCCGGCCCTGTGCACCCTTGAGCTTGAAGCATGTGCTTGCTAAAGAATTGATCAAGGGATTGAAGGCTGTTTCCGACTATTTGATGACTTATAATGCAGAGACTGGGATATTACTTGGAGAAAATAAGGAGTCTGAACTTTTTCTCTCACTTTGTCAAGCCTTCATTGAGATTACTTACCCACATTGTGCAAAGTGCTTTGGCCGCTGTTATACTGGCGGAGCTGCTTCAGTCATGGATGCAAAGAGTTCATGTGACGGCATTCGCCGCCTAGTGAAGACAGTCTCTCCCTGA